CGTTTGAAACTTACTGCATGATACTAGTTGACGATCAGCCCGCTCCAAGTCTGCGGGTAAATGACCCAGTGTACTAGAAAAGAGGATTGCATGCCACTTTGATGCAGAAAGGGGGTTAACGACGACGAAAACGTCGAAAGTCCTCCCTTTGAAAAAGAGACAAGATAGCTTCCATCGCTAGAGGAAGGACCAAAAGGCTGAAGAACCAATACTTCGTTTCTCTTCTGTGCAAACCAAATGTTTTCCAAGTAAAAGTCCTTAAAACTTCCTCACTTTTCCAGGTGTCGCCGCCGAAACTTTATATCATCCACATCTTCGTCAAGACGTCTTCTTGAAAGACGAGTTCCACTACTTAAGCACGCCAGTTATTGGAAGACGCGAAGTAATCGACGGCTTTGATTGTTCCTTTGAATGTCTGAGTAGTCCATTGTGCTACTCGTACAACCTGGCCGCATCCCGAGGACCCGACGGAAAACTCTGGTGCGAGTTACTGTCATCCGATAAATACAGCCATCCCAGGAACTACTCTGGAAACCAAAGCTCGCACCATTTTGTTGCTAAGGTAATACTGAGAATCTTCTGCTTCACACAATTGTCTTCGTTCCTTTCACGTCGAAGTCACAAAATTGACCAATTCAGATTTTCACAGTTGATACTTGAGACGCAAGCTTTGTTATATTTTGAGCTTAAGTAGATCATTTATCAAGAATATCAAGACACTAAATTAAAATGTGCCAAGAGTGCTTATTCGCCTTCGTAGCTCGTGAAAAGAAGCCTCTGGTAGTTATTGGAACAAGAGAAAGATATTGAAAGGACATTGATATAGAAGGCTAATAactcgaaaaatttcttcacaAGCGAGAATTTTACGACGCCCGCAACAAGAACggcacaaatttgcatattaaacAACGAAAAACATCAGTTTTGCACGCTCTACTCGAAGCTTTTGCTTTAATACAATTTACAGCCGTTGTCATCCTAACAACTACGTGGAATGACCAGTTTTGTAGTTGCGTGGACGACGCAAACATTTCACGAGAAATTAAACAATTTTTCATCTCCAAACCGCTCAAACCAATTGAATTCCAGGATACCTATTTTGCAATTCAAACTCGAGAAATGATTACATATGTGccaagttatattttcagatgttGTCTTTGCTTAATCTCTATATTTTGAGCATGTGCGGGATCCACTGCTAAATTTCCCTACCAATCTGAAAGCGCTGTACAAATCTTGCTATTTGTTTCAGCGTCCATGCGTCCCTTCGCCGTGCCAAAACGGGGGAACATGTTTGACTACGCGATATGGTTTTAAATGCAAGTGCAAGACTGGTTTCCTTGGAGAACTGTGTGAGACGACCATCAAAGGTAATTATAACACAGCCAGCAAAGTCTTACCATTTTTAGCCAAGCAATTTAAGAACGTCATCAGAGTGCTCCAATCATAcggacgcacgctgatgacaCAATGAAGCACTAACAGTGTAGCTTGACCACGATGCAATTAAGTCAGCGCAAAATTGTCATGAATTGAGGTTCTTTGATTTTAAATGCTAAATTTAGTCCTCTTTTATTATCTTTCAGCCTTCAACTCGTGTAAAGCTTATTACGACGAATTCCAGTAAGCAAAAATTCCCATAGAATTTACAAATGATTGCATTATTTAGGGACTTCATCTTCAGTCTATTTTACTATTTGGGAGCAAGTATGAAGCGGGAttttagtaatggtaataggactgagtggagtccaattcggtctgtaatcatacgagtgataacaaaatcgaaCAACCGCGCAGCGGGAATCCGATTTGTTAATAACGAGTATAATTatagaccgaattggacgacatgatgtcctattaccaattaatcataacaattacaattttcgagaaaagaaaaatagccaagttatgtgacaacgGGAAAAtctacattaaaaaactgacaaaggatgcataaattgtTTAATGTTTAATTCAAGactttgtacactgtttctatggtgattgaaaccaaggttgtgattggttgatttaaactacaacttaagatgtgattggttgatttaaagtacaactttgaatgtgattggttttttGAACTATCCGATAACATACAGTCCGATGACAAGCTGTCTCATAACGAACTGTCCtgtaacaacttggcaagtgaattagtgggaaaaaggagtttttaaaccaatcataattgaggaaattgtaatttttatgattcaGCGTATTATTTACAAAGAAAGCTTAAGGCAAGTAAGGGATGCATTTGGTGGAGTCTGGGTAATTGTCGAGAGTCGAGAGTCGAGAGTAACATGTCGAGAGTCGAGACTGACATGTCGAGAGTCGAGACTGACATGTCGAGAGTCGAGATTGACATGTCGAGAGTCCAAAAATCATCGATTTCAACACTTTTTACAACAATCAGAGCTTGCGTGACATTCTTTAGTATATGTACTGGGAAAATAACAGCTTAGCAAAGATAACCGGAAAACAATTAACAAGTGAGAGATAAAGAATGATGATTTTAAACACATCAGTCTAAGGTAACCACCGTTTCCACTTAGATCTGAATTTATTCAGTGTATACGCAAAGCGTTTTAAAACAATTCCATTCAATGTTCAAAGTGGACAACAAAGAATTCTCGGgatttttaattagtttttaaaaATAACATTGAACTCATATGAATCCACAACACCCTTGGTACTATTATCCAAAGAGTTGTACATCTTTAATTTGTTGacagcaaattttgttttccgagTGTAGTTATTGGATAGATATGCACAGACTATTCTAAGAGATCGCGTGCacctttttttctcatttctttcgTTTACTTCGGCAGGACAGAAGTCATCATTGTCAGATGGCAAATGGTGAAAATTCGCGTTAATATCGCATGGGGTTTAGCGTGTTTCCGGACTATTTCTTATGATAAGATTTCAGTTCAATCAGTTGAAAGGCACAATCACGCAAGCTCTGATTGTTGTAAAAAGTGTTGAAATCGATGATTTTTGGACTCTCGACATGTCAATCTCGACATGTCAGTCTCGACTCTCGACATGTTACTCTCGACTCTCGACTCTCGACAATTACCCAGACTCCATTTGGTGCGTGGGTCTGTCGCTTAAGGGGCTGTTCAGCGTCCACCTCGGCATTGTAGGCTAAAACAATACTGATGAGGCCTACCAAGGCCTAAGCATCTGTCCGTAGTTGCCCCAATGCGCGGATGATATCGTTGTGTCCATGCGTACGGTGACCGCCTCCCCAAGGGCCTGGTTTGAGATCGTGTTCAGCTTACAGTACACAACGTTCTCTTTTGTGTAAAAGTCTGGTCTTTGACTAAATTTTACAGATTGAATGGAAGTCAGATTGCAAACCTTACCTTGGACTCACAGCTGACTCCAGTTCTATGCCACCACTGGCAGGTTGGCGATGTAGGATGCGGACATGGGGTCTGGACACCAGTCATGAAAATTCACGGTGACCGggtatgaaaaaaattttttttaatttgtttcttcCAGAGTTTTTGCCTAAATCTGAAGGGCTTTGAATATCCCTTCTTGACTCGCTTGCCGCAAAGAAACGCATCGCTTGGTGCGGGAGAAGCGGTACAAATTTACGTGATTCACTTGAAGGGGATGGtgaaaatattaattataatagtaataataataatgataataataataataataataataaataataagtaatggtaataggactgagtggagtacaatttaGGGAGTAATCGggtgagtgatttcaaatcaggcGAGCGCGATTTGAAATTAACagcacgattacccctgaattgtacgacacgaagtcctcttaccaattaattgtgtcaataacaaaatacgaGAACCTTTTCGAGCCaaaggttgaaaaaaaaatgcatttaaaatctaagaaaatatgtctgaataaaagtcattgaattACTGACTCAGTTCATTTCGTccacttttgttttcaatctgcacctatCAACCTGCTCACGTAAAAACTTTCCTTGATTTCGATTTGCTAGGATGGactaggtagttaaagtttattggctagtggcatgacgtgcttaatttttattggctgcttaaccgtccgatttgacctgttcgattacaaatgtttgtaatctgacaggtcaaatcggacagtttggacctgaaacagccaattaagccataaataagggctgataatcatattcgagcattttgttattgacacagtaataataatcataatagcaATAACTTATGACCTTGTGGAGACTTCAAATAAAACTAATCAAGTGAATTCTTGGTTTTGAGTGAGAGAGGAAAACTCGAAAAATATTCTCGGAGCAGAGTCGAGAACCCACAAACTCAACCTACATACATCGTCgaggccgggaatcgaacccaggccacagtcatggaaggcgagtgctctcaccttTACCGTGATTCCAGGGGACCTATTTTCTCACTGACGTCGAgtgaacatgtttttttttttcagagaaactTTGATTATTCTTCTGATCGGTGGCGCAACAAAGCTGCCTTTAATCCAGCAGGAGGAACGACTGGGTTCGACTTCACAGAAACCAAGTTACCAACGTATTGGAACACATCTTTCTCTGAGATCTGTCTCGGCATGAGAAGGCTGGGGCAACAGGACATCAGGTTCGTTGTCATCCCCAAAAAGGCCGACTCCTTGCATTCGCTTATTGAAGACGGAAACTACCGTGCAACCTCTTTGGGTCGCAACAAATGGATAGGTCTGATGAGCGGATTTCAAAATCTCCAACCCAATTGCAGAAAAGAAGGGTTTAATCCTTCTTGTACTTTTGCCCAGCGTCGCGTTAGAATCGGCATTTTGGGCAACAACGAAGCGGACTGCCACACTTGTGACAGCCTACTGGGTTTTGGTTTAGATGTAGCTCGTTCCTGCGGCGACTACCGCGATGGGTTACGTAGCACTAGCACTATGGGTTACATATTAGTCAAGTAACTGAGCACACCTGCTCAACGGCCTGTTTGTAACCTAGTGGGTAGTAGAGCAGAGGAGTAGAGTCGAGGTTCGAGGAAATAATCTGCACTTTCTTGTGcttaaaacaatttaaaatgcaaGTGATTCCCATCCAATCGTTCTATTAGCTGTTATtccagttgagcctgcaggcaaagcttgcTGTATTTACagctacatgctgacgaggctaatggctcaaaataatgtaaaatgacccattagcctcctttatgtgtcaaaaccgctggcATCTGTAATAACGGCTATTGTTCTAATCACCAACGAAAGAATGACTAGCGCTGAGATTGTGAAGTGCTGGTCATCAATTATGCCCCTAAGTTTTCACTATTTGCTCTGGctaagagctaacgctcgaaacgccaacATTGTTACCTTTGCGTGTTGATAACTTGACATTTTTAAACTCTCatttgatactaaatttttgTGTTGTCCCGTCACCATAATATCCTTTGAAACTAAACTCCTCGTGTACGTTTGACCCGTACGTTTGAGTAAATGTTTGCTAGACATCGTGTCCAGCGCGTTGTAATTGATTTAAAcaagtctttttttatttttatttttatttttatttgtatttttttatcaaGTGGCTTCATAATGAAAAGGAGGATATTCGCAACAAGTGAAAACTCCTTTCCACCTACAAGGACATTGTGGTGACGTATTTTGTATTAGTGAATATCCAACTCGGCAGGAAGAAGCTTTACCGAAACGATAACGAGCTAGCTAATCAGAGCATTCAAGGTGGCAAATATTGCATTTTTCTCGCTAATCAAATTGCTGTATTCCTCGCTCGATTTAAAACAGTCTTACCTAGACCCTTCCTGTTGACTTTTCAAGAAGAACATGAAATATAATGAGAACTAAATCTGATCATGAAATTAACGTATATAATGCATTTACTGTAGCTTACAGCAGGACAGTTTTATTATTAAGGTATTCATTAGTAAGGAAATTTGTTGCATTTCCATTTGTTATTTTGTGACTTTCAATAAAGTAGTTGATGTTATAGAGCAGAAATCACAATTAAGAAGACCTGAAGTCATATTTCCCAAACTGGTACAAAACACGTGACAAATGGGTACAAATCATGGCACTAAATTCATGAAAGAGATGAAGAAACCACTTCTCTTTGGGGTTGGGTGCCCTGGACAAAAAGACAAACGACTTTTTTATCATGTCGATGATGTAACAACTTTAGCTTGATTACAATAACTGCAAGTGCAAGAACGCCATTTGCTCGAGCAGTATAATAGGACAATTGCCActccaacaaatttaaacagCCTTCCTATGGCACAATTCTAGAGCGTCAAAAATTCATCAGCTCCAATCCATAGATCAAGAGGGAAAACTCCCCACAGAAAGACTCATTTATCCATGACCGTTCGATCCTAAACGTAGAAAGTGCAAAGTAGCACTACAGCTTTTAACAAGAGCTCTATTCTCTAATTACAAGTGAAGGAAGAATGCATGTAGACCTTGCAAGCCTCTTCCTTTTTGgaggattttccaaaatggatgaatcTCTATCCTTAGACATTGACTCTGTCAAAATTTGGTATTGAAAGCTCTTTTACAGGAAAAGCAATGCATttgttttctcgaaaattgtaatggttatgattaattggtaacaggactttgcgtcgtccaattcggtctgtaatcatactcctgatttaacaaatcggactcccgcttcgcggttgctcaagcaaacacgacggcgacggaagcgagaacgtcatctgaaaatgtaactttttgtttctgcaattcgggagcttaagcaaccacgacgacgacggcaacaaaaatcccacaaatttgcatatttgacaatgaaaaacagtatttttgcacgctttgcacgtgcatatttcatcttttgacattttgaagacgttctggttccttctacgacgtgaaatgacctgttttgctgttgtgtggacgacgtcagcatatgatgaccaATGTTCAAtgttgtcttcttatgccccaagcgcttgttccaatttaattccaggacagttagaacacatttttcaagcataacgactttgaataactaaaaattgattgcagaaacgcgaaggtacattttcagatgacgttctcgctt
The nucleotide sequence above comes from Acropora muricata isolate sample 2 chromosome 12, ASM3666990v1, whole genome shotgun sequence. Encoded proteins:
- the LOC136893984 gene encoding uncharacterized protein, producing the protein MLMANIFSFLLSLSLILMQSAVYLPGVAAETLYHPHLRQDVFLKDEFHYLSTPVIGRREVIDGFDCSFECLSSPLCYSYNLAASRGPDGKLWCELLSSDKYSHPRNYSGNQSSHHFVAKRPCVPSPCQNGGTCLTTRYGFKCKCKTGFLGELCETTIKAFNSCKAYYDEFQLNGSQIANLTLDSQLTPVLCHHWQVGDVGCGHGVWTPVMKIHGDRRNFDYSSDRWRNKAAFNPAGGTTGFDFTETKLPTYWNTSFSEICLGMRRLGQQDIRFVVIPKKADSLHSLIEDGNYRATSLGRNKWIGLMSGFQNLQPNCRKEGFNPSCTFAQRRVRIGILGNNEADCHTCDSLLGFGLDVARSCGDYRDGLRSTSTMGYILVK